The nucleotide sequence ATTTGGTTATAACTAGCACACCGAAGTAATTTGAGATTCCCACCAAATGGATTTCGTGGAATTCGACTCATTCAACACAGACGATAAAGATGTTAACCTACCTCAACCACAACCGGCATTGTCACTACCTATAGCATCAAATTTGGAGAATTTGAGCAAAAAGTTTTCTGGTTTTAGTCTATCGAGGAAGTTAACCTTGACCAAGAATGACAACACTATGAATAATCCACAGTCACAGGAAAATGATGTCATGGACAAATATGCCAAACTCTCATTGAGTCTTTTGAAGGGTGAAGAGATCCTGAGCAGCCCAGTCATAATTAATCAAAATGTCACCGGTTCATTGAGCACGCGTTTGTCGAGAGTTTTCAATGGATCAATCAGTGATGCACGAATGAGAGATATATTCACAAGTCTTGAAGATAAGTTAGATCATAATGTGGAATGTTACCAAGAGCTAGTTGAACCGGGGTTCATGGGCACAGTATCaagaaaaaagttgaaaggtcgtattgaacaagaattgatcaaaaaccAGACAaccattttgaaagaataCCAACCAATAGTGAAACAGTTGAAACATATGGAGGCTAAACTAAAGAAGCTAAATGAGCTAAACACCCAGACGAATGACCGGTTACAgaaaaactttcaatttctgcATGAGTTCAACACCACAGTCAATAAACTATACGAGGAGAAGCAATTGATCGGAATCAAGAAGGACCTCTTAGAAGcattcaagaaaaagttCACTTTAAACGAATACGAAGAGTATGTGCTAGTACAAGGAGACTTGAATGATGAGTTTTTCACCGCAATGAGGAAAGCAGAAagcattgttgataattgcTCGATTTTATTGGCTGAGGATAACCCTCAATTGGGATTGAAAATCATGTCAAAGACAAATGCCGTCATTAGTAAGGCTATAGAGCGATCAGTACACTACTGTCACAGAACATTAGATAATTTATACTCACTCAATTCGAAAAGTCGATTGATAACGTTACACAAATGTTTTCAAGTCCTTAGAGACAAGGATcgttttgatgaaattatcGACAAGTTCAGCGAGTCAAGGTCAAAAGATTTACTACACGAATTTTATAATCAAGTTCAAGGACAAGTTGAATCTCCACCGAATGAACGAGGACCCGGTGCAAGAAGTGCAACATCGAGCAGTACTGATATCAGACCATTATTCTTGTCAGCACATGATCCCGTCCGATTTGTTGGTGACTTTCTCGCTTATATTCACTCTATTGCTGTCAATGAATCAGaaacaattacaaataTTTTCACCATGGGCGATGATAATGaccatcaatttgatagCATTATACAAAACGTCACAAACAAGATTTTAAGGGCCTTGTCAAAGCcaataaaatcaagaattgaacaaatcatATCAGCAGAGACCAAGTTCCttacaatttttcagaTATTCAATTTAGTTGAACTTTACTCCATGATGTTTGGTAAACAACTACACCAATCGGATGATCTAGTTTCGACAATGAGGGTGCTAGTTTGTGCATGTCAAGATCGAATATTTAccattgtttcaaataaaattgcCACAATTTCTTCGAGCAATCTGGCAAGGTTGGAGTTGAACCTAGATTTGCAGCCGCCGGAATGGATCATTGATTTCTATTCGGAAATTTTACCCATGATTGATCAAGTCGCTAGTGATACTATACTTCATTTGTCGCAAGAAGAAAACGACCGATTTCTAGCTTTAATCATTAATCAACCCATCAAGGTGTTTACTGAACATGTACAAgataataaaattttcaccaaaCGAGATTCCTACATTATACggttcaattttttggaTTTAATTCAATCTAAAATTATGCCAATCTCGTTGTTATCGGATAAAGTTTTAGAACtcaatgatttgaacaatgatTTGATCGCCAAACTAACCGATTTAGAGCTTACAAGTTTACTACAAAATTGTGGGTTATATGATTACTACAACATCATTAATATGATTTGTCCATTTTCGGATGATTTCTTTGAACCTTCAATTTATGAACCAATAAAGGAGAATAAGCTATACAGCATGgaaaatttacaaaaagtGGATACAACTTTGCAAGAGTATGTGCCCAACGCAATGATTGAAATTCAGCAACTGTTGCTTCGATTGAATTCGCCGGTAACTGTCACGGACGTGGTGAACAATGtatttttggaatttgtcaaatttgttgaaaagctAGATTCAATCAACAGAGAATATCTAGAGTTTAACTTTACGTGGTCGGATTTTGAATTGGCAACAATGTTGGGAATTGACGAGGTCTATGTAACGTATAAGCAAAATCTTAACTCCATAGAACAATAAATACGTGAATTTGCGTTTTATTAGCTATTCCTGGCAGGTATCTGTCCTCTACCGTAACCATCCTTTGCATAGTAATCCATTGGGTAATACTTTTCATCCCACATTTTATCCTGCTCAAGCATCACCATTGCTTCATATGGAGTCAACAAAGGTTTATTGAATGCATAA is from Candida orthopsilosis Co 90-125, chromosome 1 draft sequence and encodes:
- a CDS encoding Cog6 protein (S. cerevisiae homolog COG6 has role intra-Golgi vesicle-mediated transport and localizes to Golgi complex) encodes the protein MDFVEFDSFNTDDKDVNLPQPQPALSLPIASNLENLSKKFSGFSLSRKLTLTKNDNTMNNPQSQENDVMDKYAKLSLSLLKGEEISSSPVIINQNVTGSLSTRLSRVFNGSISDARMRDIFTSLEDKLDHNVECYQELVEPGFMGTVSRKKLKGRIEQELIKNQTTILKEYQPIVKQLKHMEAKLKKLNELNTQTNDRLQKNFQFSHEFNTTVNKLYEEKQLIGIKKDLLEAFKKKFTLNEYEEYVLVQGDLNDEFFTAMRKAESIVDNCSILLAEDNPQLGLKIMSKTNAVISKAIERSVHYCHRTLDNLYSLNSKSRLITLHKCFQVLRDKDRFDEIIDKFSESRSKDLLHEFYNQVQGQVESPPNERGPGARSATSSSTDIRPLFLSAHDPVRFVGDFLAYIHSIAVNESETITNIFTMGDDNDHQFDSIIQNVTNKILRALSKPIKSRIEQIISAETKFLTIFQIFNLVELYSMMFGKQLHQSDDLVSTMRVLVCACQDRIFTIVSNKIATISSSNSARLELNLDLQPPEWIIDFYSEILPMIDQVASDTILHLSQEENDRFLALIINQPIKVFTEHVQDNKIFTKRDSYIIRFNFLDLIQSKIMPISLLSDKVLELNDLNNDLIAKLTDLELTSLLQNCGLYDYYNIINMICPFSDDFFEPSIYEPIKENKLYSMENLQKVDTTLQEYVPNAMIEIQQSLLRLNSPVTVTDVVNNVFLEFVKFVEKLDSINREYLEFNFTWSDFELATMLGIDEVYVTYKQNLNSIEQ